A region of Lacinutrix sp. Hel_I_90 DNA encodes the following proteins:
- a CDS encoding CocE/NonD family hydrolase → MKNLFKYAFILILLLTACKKDKKVETSDIKTETEEKETYVQDHYRKQEVAITMRDGIKLHTTIYSPKDTSETYPILMMRTPYSSQPYGENEFMENIGPNSHLMKEGNIIVYQDVRGRWLSEGVYDNMRAYIPNKKGDKDIDESSDTYDTIEWLINNVENNNGRVGTWGISYPGFYSTYSTIDAHPALKAASPQACIGDFFFDDFHHNGAFLLSYFKVISLFGTEKNKPTDSVWYKSPDLGTEDQYQFFLDAGPLSNLNSYFQYEKPDDVSVSKSDKIDDVFWKEIINHPNYDSVWKPKGLIQHLKNIKSSVATMIVGGFYDAEDLYGPLETYKTIEKNNPDNYNTIVFGPWDHGRWAKTDVKNYVGNYFFGDSISLKFQRDVETKFFNHFLKGDGSQNSGLPEAYVFDSGKKTWRSFEAWPPRAISKQKMYLNANQELAFSKNGATKEVFVSDLKRPVPYSEDIKTVFTPRKYMTDDQRFAARRPDVLVFETNVLEKDMTLAGDILAHLNVATTGTAADWIVKIIDVHPSAIEEQEDGMQDHLKLSNYHMMVRSEVMRGRFRNSFEKPEPFVPNKKTEVTIKLQDVFHTIKAGHKLQVQVQSTWFPLIDLNPQTFVPNIYKAKESDFKNQTHTVFNDSNIEFSVLN, encoded by the coding sequence ATGAAAAACCTTTTTAAGTACGCCTTCATTTTAATATTGCTTTTAACTGCTTGCAAAAAAGACAAAAAAGTTGAAACTTCAGACATAAAAACAGAAACAGAAGAAAAAGAAACTTATGTTCAAGATCACTACAGGAAGCAGGAAGTCGCAATAACAATGCGTGATGGGATTAAGTTGCATACTACTATTTATTCTCCTAAAGACACCAGTGAAACGTATCCTATTTTAATGATGCGAACGCCATACAGCAGTCAGCCCTATGGCGAGAATGAATTTATGGAAAACATTGGGCCCAATAGTCACTTAATGAAAGAAGGTAACATTATCGTTTACCAAGATGTGCGTGGCCGTTGGTTGAGTGAAGGTGTTTACGATAATATGCGCGCTTACATTCCGAATAAAAAAGGGGATAAGGATATTGATGAGTCGTCAGACACTTATGATACCATAGAATGGTTGATTAATAATGTTGAAAATAATAATGGGCGTGTTGGTACCTGGGGCATTAGTTATCCCGGGTTTTATTCAACCTATTCCACAATAGATGCCCACCCAGCCTTAAAAGCAGCTTCGCCTCAAGCGTGTATTGGCGATTTCTTTTTTGATGACTTTCATCATAACGGCGCTTTTTTATTGAGTTATTTTAAAGTAATATCACTATTTGGAACGGAGAAAAATAAACCCACAGATTCTGTCTGGTATAAATCACCAGATTTAGGGACCGAAGATCAATACCAATTTTTTTTAGATGCAGGTCCTTTAAGCAATTTAAACAGCTATTTTCAGTACGAAAAACCAGACGATGTATCTGTTTCAAAATCTGATAAAATTGACGACGTGTTCTGGAAAGAAATAATAAATCACCCAAACTATGATAGTGTTTGGAAACCGAAAGGATTAATCCAGCATTTAAAAAATATAAAATCATCTGTTGCGACTATGATAGTTGGCGGGTTTTATGATGCGGAAGATTTATATGGCCCTTTGGAAACGTATAAAACCATTGAAAAAAATAACCCAGATAATTATAATACCATTGTATTTGGGCCTTGGGATCATGGACGTTGGGCAAAAACCGATGTTAAAAATTATGTTGGGAATTACTTTTTTGGAGATTCGATTTCATTAAAATTCCAAAGGGATGTGGAGACTAAATTTTTTAATCACTTTTTAAAAGGCGATGGTAGTCAAAATTCAGGATTACCAGAAGCGTACGTATTCGATTCAGGAAAAAAAACATGGCGTAGTTTTGAAGCTTGGCCACCAAGAGCGATTTCAAAACAAAAAATGTATTTAAATGCGAATCAGGAACTAGCCTTTTCTAAAAACGGAGCTACAAAAGAAGTTTTTGTGAGTGACTTAAAACGTCCTGTACCTTATTCTGAAGATATAAAAACGGTTTTTACACCTAGGAAATACATGACAGACGATCAGCGCTTTGCTGCAAGACGTCCAGATGTACTGGTTTTTGAAACCAATGTGTTAGAAAAAGATATGACTTTAGCTGGAGATATTTTGGCCCATTTAAATGTGGCAACCACAGGAACAGCTGCGGATTGGATTGTAAAAATCATTGATGTACATCCTTCAGCTATTGAAGAACAAGAAGATGGGATGCAAGATCATTTAAAGCTAAGTAATTATCATATGATGGTACGTAGTGAAGTCATGCGAGGGCGTTTTAGAAATAGTTTTGAAAAGCCAGAACCGTTTGTACCAAATAAGAAAACGGAGGTAACCATTAAGTTGCAAGATGTGTTTCATACCATTAAAGCAGGGCACAAATTGCAAGTACAAGTGCAGAGCACCTGGTTTCCACTAATTGATTTGAATCCACAAACATTTGTACCCAATATTTATAAAGCCAAAGAAAGTGACTTTAAAAATCAGACACATACGGTGTTTAATGATTCTAACATTGAGTTTTCTGTATTAAATTAA
- a CDS encoding cytochrome P450 yields MLDQKPITIKDLKSPKRAFLLGHLPQFNTYNKHQVLERWVEESGDLFKIHFVGKEFIVSANPEINNKILRQRPETFIRYSKIDEVLREIGIDGVFNAEGDRWKRHRKPIAEALNVKNVKSFYPIIQDKTRNILAKFKEHAVKENVVDVQKEFMAFTIDITTEIAFGLKLDTINNQSNGFQEHLEVIFPIINARLTAPIPTWRFFKSKKDRLLDRSLKAIEKIIYEGIATAKREMATSSGLNESPAHFLEALLLENKDARFTDDEIYGNIFTLLLAGEDTTSNSLSWAIYYLVQHPEIVNKVRAEAHAVYPKDEVPSYYRQLELLKYADAVAQETMRLKPTTPQMYMESNADVVINNLSIPKGTNIILQNKVPQTQEDYFSNAHIFSPERWLVSECPMHKNHSPNVMRVFGGGTRFCPGMFLAKSEMVVLISVLCKHFDFKLASNLNEIKERFDFTMYPENLKVTFKRVEDD; encoded by the coding sequence ATGTTAGACCAAAAACCAATTACAATTAAGGATTTAAAATCTCCAAAAAGGGCATTTTTATTAGGGCATTTGCCTCAGTTTAACACCTATAATAAACATCAAGTATTAGAGCGTTGGGTTGAAGAATCTGGTGATTTGTTTAAAATACATTTTGTAGGAAAGGAATTTATAGTCTCTGCCAATCCAGAGATTAATAATAAGATCTTGAGACAAAGACCAGAGACATTTATACGTTATTCTAAAATAGATGAAGTGCTAAGAGAAATTGGAATAGACGGTGTTTTTAATGCTGAAGGTGACCGGTGGAAACGTCATAGAAAACCAATAGCTGAAGCTTTGAATGTGAAAAATGTAAAATCGTTTTATCCCATTATTCAAGATAAAACAAGAAACATTCTTGCGAAATTTAAAGAGCATGCGGTAAAGGAAAATGTCGTAGATGTTCAAAAGGAGTTTATGGCATTTACTATTGATATTACTACTGAAATTGCTTTCGGACTCAAATTAGACACGATAAATAATCAGTCCAATGGCTTTCAAGAACATCTTGAAGTTATTTTCCCCATAATTAATGCACGATTGACTGCGCCTATACCTACTTGGCGGTTTTTTAAGAGTAAAAAGGATAGGTTGCTAGATCGTTCATTAAAGGCTATTGAAAAAATCATTTATGAAGGTATCGCTACTGCGAAACGTGAAATGGCAACAAGCTCTGGCTTAAACGAATCGCCCGCTCATTTTTTAGAAGCTTTACTTTTAGAAAATAAAGATGCAAGGTTTACTGATGACGAAATTTATGGAAATATTTTCACGCTCCTGTTGGCTGGAGAAGATACCACCTCAAATTCACTATCCTGGGCGATTTATTATTTAGTACAACACCCAGAAATTGTAAATAAAGTTAGAGCGGAAGCGCATGCTGTATACCCAAAAGACGAAGTGCCTAGTTATTACAGGCAATTGGAACTCTTAAAATATGCCGATGCAGTCGCTCAAGAAACCATGCGGCTAAAACCTACTACACCGCAAATGTATATGGAGTCGAATGCCGATGTGGTTATAAACAACCTATCTATTCCTAAAGGCACAAATATTATTCTTCAAAATAAGGTGCCACAAACTCAAGAAGACTATTTCTCAAATGCTCATATTTTCTCTCCAGAGCGCTGGCTGGTTAGTGAATGCCCAATGCATAAAAACCACTCGCCAAATGTGATGAGAGTCTTTGGAGGAGGTACGCGCTTTTGCCCTGGCATGTTTCTGGCTAAAAGTGAAATGGTAGTCCTCATCTCTGTTTTATGTAAGCATTTCGATTTTAAATTAGCATCGAATCTAAATGAGATTAAAGAACGCTTTGACTTCACCATGTATCCAGAAAATTTGAAAGTAACTTTTAAACGGGTTGAAGACGATTAA
- a CDS encoding Lrp/AsnC family transcriptional regulator encodes MNIDALNWKILSCLQENARMSNTEIGRKVGVSSPAVSERIKKMEDLGVIENYHTTISSFEAGYQLKALITLRAFMGKLKPFLEKVKTYDEVVNCYRITGNENIVMEVVLKNQKHLENFIDQLIVYGETKTQIVLSHVVKNKAIKKP; translated from the coding sequence ATGAACATAGATGCACTTAACTGGAAGATTTTAAGCTGTTTACAGGAAAATGCGAGGATGTCTAATACAGAAATTGGACGTAAAGTAGGTGTAAGTTCGCCTGCAGTTTCCGAACGTATAAAAAAGATGGAAGATTTAGGGGTGATAGAGAATTACCATACTACAATTTCGTCTTTTGAAGCTGGTTATCAACTAAAAGCACTAATTACCTTAAGGGCTTTTATGGGCAAACTAAAACCTTTTTTAGAAAAAGTAAAAACCTATGATGAAGTGGTTAACTGCTATCGCATTACAGGAAACGAAAATATCGTTATGGAAGTGGTATTAAAAAACCAAAAACATTTAGAAAATTTTATAGACCAATTAATAGTTTACGGCGAAACAAAAACACAAATTGTATTGTCTCATGTAGTTAAAAATAAAGCAATAAAAAAGCCTTAA
- a CDS encoding SRPBCC family protein, with product MKALKYIFFLFLIVIIAIAIYIAVQPNDYSVTRTRTIKAPAAVIYENVNDYKNWASWSSWSEKDPNIKITLPEHTSGLEGSFSWEDADGVSTIKTIEVNPNKTIEQEIQINDYPKSNVTWKFNPNADGSTDVTRTISGEDLPFGFKLSTLLNGSMEEQIGPEYEHSLEKLDSVVQVDMRKYSIIVDKTPTQHSGGFYVYNSTATTFENFPSKMEKMLPDVMNYAQKNNITIAGAPFVLYHQWDEANNAVMFSCCIPTASRVITTGSDILTGQIEPFKALKVTLTGDYANLKEAWEMGMEAIKESSLEQDEDGPMIEAYLNTPMETPNPANLKTEIYIAVK from the coding sequence ATGAAAGCCTTAAAATATATTTTCTTCCTTTTTCTTATTGTCATCATAGCCATAGCTATTTATATTGCTGTACAACCTAATGATTATAGCGTGACACGAACGAGAACAATAAAAGCACCTGCCGCTGTGATTTATGAAAATGTAAATGATTATAAAAATTGGGCCTCTTGGTCCTCTTGGTCAGAAAAAGATCCAAATATAAAAATTACACTTCCAGAGCATACAAGTGGACTAGAAGGGTCTTTTTCTTGGGAAGATGCTGATGGCGTGAGCACAATAAAAACCATAGAAGTAAACCCAAATAAAACAATAGAACAGGAAATACAAATTAATGATTACCCTAAGTCTAATGTGACCTGGAAATTCAATCCAAATGCAGATGGATCTACCGATGTCACCAGAACTATTTCTGGCGAAGATTTACCTTTTGGATTTAAACTATCAACCCTTTTAAATGGCTCAATGGAAGAGCAAATTGGTCCTGAATATGAGCATAGCTTAGAAAAACTAGATAGTGTTGTTCAAGTTGATATGAGAAAATACAGCATTATAGTAGATAAAACCCCAACGCAGCACAGTGGTGGTTTTTATGTCTACAATTCTACGGCAACTACTTTTGAAAATTTTCCATCTAAAATGGAAAAGATGCTTCCTGATGTTATGAATTATGCACAAAAAAACAACATCACTATAGCTGGCGCACCTTTTGTGCTCTATCACCAATGGGATGAAGCAAATAATGCCGTAATGTTTTCGTGCTGTATACCTACAGCATCTCGTGTAATTACTACTGGAAGTGATATTCTTACTGGTCAAATTGAGCCTTTTAAGGCCCTAAAAGTAACTTTAACTGGAGACTATGCTAATTTAAAAGAAGCCTGGGAAATGGGTATGGAAGCAATTAAAGAAAGTAGTTTAGAGCAAGATGAAGACGGACCAATGATTGAGGCCTATTTAAATACCCCAATGGAAACACCAAATCCAGCAAATCTTAAAACAGAGATTTATATTGCTGTAAAATAA
- a CDS encoding MFS transporter has protein sequence MKKLFNNYIDAFDGLSKEIWWLALITLINRAGTMVIPFLSIYLTEDLDISMSNVGWIMTCFGVGSLIGTWLGGKLTDSVGYYKIMVFSLLATGFLFIGLQYLTTFKSLCIGVFLTMCVADMFRPASFVAMSAYSKPENKTRSVTLIRLAINLGFSAGPAIGGLIITHLSYAGLFWVDGITCLMATLVLFFVLNPKKAKIQDAFIAINPESAYKDKPFLIFFVAMILFAIVFFQYFSVMPIYYREAHQLSELQVGLILGGNGLFIFLFEMPLIKWLEKTKYTKIGLILFGALLTGLSLLVLNLTPWSGILIIGMLLMTIGEMIAFPFANGFAIDRAKRGKQGEFMAMYAMAFSVGSIFGHNIGLQLAENLGFDNTWTIMTVLAGLCVLLLFSLKLYMNKNSL, from the coding sequence ATGAAAAAATTATTTAATAACTATATTGATGCTTTTGACGGCTTATCAAAAGAAATATGGTGGCTCGCACTAATTACTTTAATAAATCGTGCGGGTACGATGGTTATTCCGTTTTTATCGATTTACTTAACTGAAGATTTAGATATTTCTATGTCAAATGTTGGCTGGATCATGACTTGTTTTGGTGTTGGCTCATTAATTGGTACCTGGCTTGGTGGAAAACTAACAGATAGTGTTGGCTACTATAAAATCATGGTCTTTAGTTTACTTGCTACTGGCTTTCTATTTATTGGCTTACAGTACTTAACAACCTTTAAATCGCTTTGTATTGGTGTTTTTTTAACCATGTGTGTTGCCGATATGTTTCGGCCTGCATCTTTTGTTGCTATGAGTGCTTATAGTAAACCCGAAAACAAAACACGAAGCGTGACACTCATTCGTTTAGCTATAAACCTTGGTTTTTCAGCTGGACCTGCTATTGGCGGCTTAATTATCACGCACTTAAGTTACGCCGGATTATTTTGGGTTGATGGTATTACTTGTCTGATGGCTACTCTTGTTTTATTTTTTGTATTAAATCCCAAAAAAGCAAAAATACAAGATGCTTTTATTGCCATAAATCCAGAATCGGCATACAAAGACAAACCCTTTTTAATCTTTTTTGTGGCTATGATTCTATTTGCGATTGTATTTTTTCAATACTTTTCTGTAATGCCTATTTATTATCGAGAAGCACACCAATTAAGCGAGTTGCAAGTAGGGCTTATTCTAGGTGGAAATGGACTCTTTATTTTTCTGTTTGAAATGCCTTTAATTAAATGGCTGGAGAAAACAAAATACACAAAAATTGGTCTTATTTTATTCGGAGCCTTATTAACAGGTTTGAGTTTATTAGTACTCAACCTAACGCCCTGGTCTGGTATTTTAATTATTGGTATGTTATTAATGACAATAGGAGAAATGATTGCTTTTCCTTTCGCAAATGGGTTTGCAATAGATAGAGCAAAACGCGGCAAACAAGGTGAGTTTATGGCGATGTATGCGATGGCTTTTTCTGTGGGTAGTATTTTTGGCCATAATATTGGTTTGCAATTAGCCGAAAACTTAGGCTTTGATAATACCTGGACAATTATGACGGTGCTTGCTGGTTTATGTGTTTTATTACTATTTAGTTTAAAATTATATATGAATAAAAATAGTCTTTAG
- a CDS encoding DUF1684 domain-containing protein, protein MKNIFCLLLLCASLLSCAQDKQPLLGETEFQREINSEYKDATKSPLKAKDLKDFVGLDFFKFDSTFVVKAKLERTPNTEYFKMKTTTSRVSLERIYGVLTFKIKEVTYKLNVYQGKELIEQEEYKDYLFLPFLDDTNGDGSYAGGRYIDLRIPKDDSLIIDFNTAYNPYCAYNYKYSCPIVPRANYLATRIDAGVKAFDKH, encoded by the coding sequence ATGAAGAATATTTTCTGTCTGTTATTACTGTGTGCGTCACTATTAAGTTGTGCTCAAGATAAACAACCTTTATTAGGAGAAACAGAATTCCAAAGAGAGATAAATTCAGAATATAAAGATGCCACTAAATCACCTCTTAAGGCTAAAGACTTAAAGGATTTTGTAGGACTCGATTTTTTTAAGTTTGATTCTACTTTTGTAGTCAAGGCGAAGTTAGAAAGAACACCAAATACCGAATACTTTAAAATGAAAACAACAACAAGTAGAGTGTCTTTAGAAAGAATTTATGGTGTCTTAACTTTTAAGATAAAAGAGGTGACTTATAAACTAAATGTTTATCAGGGAAAAGAATTAATAGAACAGGAAGAATACAAAGACTATCTTTTTCTGCCATTTTTAGATGATACCAATGGAGATGGAAGTTATGCTGGTGGGCGTTATATTGATTTGAGAATTCCTAAAGATGATAGCCTAATTATAGACTTTAATACGGCATACAATCCCTATTGTGCGTATAATTATAAGTATTCTTGTCCTATAGTGCCAAGAGCTAATTATTTAGCAACAAGAATTGATGCAGGAGTTAAGGCTTTTGATAAGCACTAA
- the crcB gene encoding fluoride efflux transporter CrcB, with protein sequence MKNLLLVFVGGGFGSVLRYLIGKYLNSTETGIPYGTFAANIIGSLLIGVILGMALKNNALTQSHTLLLATGFCGGFTTFSTFAYENHVFLKAGDFTSFAIYTIASFVVGFLAVFAGMYLAK encoded by the coding sequence ATGAAAAACCTTTTATTGGTGTTCGTTGGTGGTGGATTTGGTAGTGTCCTTCGCTATCTTATTGGGAAATATTTAAATAGTACGGAAACAGGTATTCCGTATGGTACTTTTGCTGCTAATATTATAGGGAGCTTGTTAATTGGTGTTATTTTAGGAATGGCCTTAAAAAACAACGCCCTCACGCAAAGTCACACCCTGTTATTAGCCACTGGGTTCTGCGGTGGTTTTACAACTTTTTCTACCTTCGCTTACGAAAACCATGTGTTTTTAAAAGCTGGAGATTTTACAAGCTTTGCTATTTACACCATTGCAAGTTTTGTTGTTGGCTTTCTAGCTGTTTTTGCAGGTATGTATTTGGCTAAATAG
- a CDS encoding nucleoside triphosphate pyrophosphohydrolase family protein, with protein sequence MKNKIEAVKAFHTAFKIGHLEAPKAHLGKAKNTLRYNLMKEENEEYYEAANNNDLVEVADALGDMLYILCGTIIEHGMQHKIEEVFNEIQRSNMSKLGENGEPIYRNDGKVLKGPNYFKPDIAKILKS encoded by the coding sequence ATGAAAAACAAAATAGAAGCAGTAAAAGCTTTTCATACAGCATTTAAAATAGGACATTTAGAAGCGCCAAAGGCGCATTTAGGAAAAGCAAAGAATACATTGCGGTACAACTTAATGAAAGAAGAGAACGAGGAGTATTACGAAGCCGCAAATAATAATGATCTGGTTGAGGTTGCAGATGCATTGGGTGATATGTTATACATATTATGTGGCACTATTATAGAGCATGGCATGCAACATAAAATAGAAGAAGTGTTTAATGAAATACAGCGCAGTAATATGAGTAAGTTAGGCGAAAATGGAGAGCCTATTTACAGAAACGATGGAAAGGTATTAAAAGGACCCAATTACTTTAAACCAGATATCGCTAAAATTTTAAAATCTTAA
- a CDS encoding YpdA family putative bacillithiol disulfide reductase, with protein MKQNKDIIIIGAGPIGITCALECEKRQWDYKVLEKGALTNSLFNYPRNMTFFSTSEKLEIDAIPFISNQPKPTRNEALEYYRRVVTSNALNISLYENVKKIDKKENHFHIKTNKIEYTSKYVIIATGFYDIPNLLNIPGELLPKVTHYYKEAHNYALQDVVVVGASNSAVDAALEIWRKGGKVTMVIRGKQIGERVKYWVRPDIINRIKEGSITAFFDSEISEIHADSVVIKTNTKKITLSNDYVIALTGYLPDFDLLQHCGIKLSKDNKRIPEYTPETMESNINGLYLAGVICGGQETHKWFIENSRIHAKKIAQAIANRL; from the coding sequence TTGAAACAGAATAAAGATATCATTATTATTGGAGCAGGACCTATTGGTATTACTTGTGCCTTAGAATGCGAGAAAAGACAATGGGATTACAAGGTTTTAGAAAAAGGAGCACTTACCAACTCACTATTCAATTACCCTAGAAACATGACCTTCTTTTCAACTTCTGAAAAATTAGAGATTGACGCCATTCCTTTTATTAGTAATCAGCCAAAACCCACTAGAAACGAAGCCTTAGAATATTATAGGCGTGTGGTTACCTCTAATGCTCTGAACATATCATTATACGAAAATGTAAAAAAAATCGATAAAAAGGAAAACCACTTTCATATTAAAACAAACAAAATAGAATATACCTCTAAATATGTCATTATTGCCACTGGTTTTTACGACATCCCTAATTTATTAAATATTCCTGGAGAACTGCTTCCAAAAGTAACACACTATTATAAAGAAGCACACAACTACGCCTTGCAAGATGTGGTTGTCGTTGGTGCGAGTAATTCGGCAGTAGACGCCGCTTTGGAAATATGGCGTAAAGGCGGAAAAGTAACTATGGTAATTAGAGGAAAACAAATTGGTGAGCGCGTTAAATATTGGGTACGACCAGATATCATTAACCGTATTAAAGAAGGAAGTATAACTGCCTTTTTTGATTCTGAAATCAGCGAAATACATGCTGATAGTGTCGTGATTAAAACCAACACTAAAAAAATCACACTTTCAAACGATTACGTCATTGCGCTTACAGGATATCTTCCGGATTTCGATTTATTACAACATTGTGGTATTAAGCTCTCTAAGGATAACAAAAGAATTCCTGAATACACTCCAGAAACAATGGAATCCAATATCAATGGCTTATACCTTGCCGGTGTTATTTGCGGAGGCCAAGAAACACACAAATGGTTTATTGAAAACTCTAGAATACACGCAAAAAAAATTGCTCAAGCTATAGCCAATAGGCTTTAA